One genomic window of Hippocampus zosterae strain Florida chromosome 12, ASM2543408v3, whole genome shotgun sequence includes the following:
- the sf3b1 gene encoding splicing factor 3B subunit 1 isoform X1 — MAKIAKTHDDIEAQILEIQGMKANLVEEGDEQGVGLVSTGFFDQEIYGGSDSRFAGYVTSIAANEQEDDDEEETATSLLGQKKQGYHAPVAILNAIPQSNEQYDPFAEHRPQKIADREDEYKTRRMQMIISPERLDPFADGGKTPDPKLQVRSYVDVMREQNLSKEEREIRLQLAEKAKSGDLKVVNGSAASQAAAAAAAAAAAKRKRRWDQTADQTPTNSTPKKMSSWDQADANAETPGHTPAHTPSNSRWDETPGRPKGSETPGATPSSRMWDPTPSHTPAGAATPGRDTPGHATPGHGGATGSVRKNRWDETPKTERETPGHGSGWAETPRTDRGDESVGETPTPGASKRKSRWDETPASQMGSSTPLLTPGKTPIGTPAMNMATPTPGHLMSMTPEQLQAWRWEREIDERNRPLTDDELDAMFPEGYKVLPPPAGYVPIRTPARKLSATPTPIGGMTGFHMQVEDRTTKQMNDQPSGNLPFLKPDDIQYFDKLLVEVDESTLSPEEQKERKIMKLLLKIKNGTPPMRKAALRQITDKAREFGAGPLFNQILPLLMSPTLEDQERHLLVKVIDRILYKLDDLVRPYVHKILVVIEPLLIDEDYYARVEGREIISNLAKAAGLATMISTMRPDIDNMDEYVRNTTARAFAVVASALGIPSLLPFLKAVCKSKKSWQARHTGIKIVQQIAILMGCAILPHLRSLVEIIEHGLVDEQQKVRTISALAIAALAEAATPYGIESFDSVLKPLWKGIRQHRGKGLAAFLKAIGYLIPLMDAEYANYYTREVMLILIREFQSPDEEMKKIVLKVVKQCCGTDGVEANYIKTEILPPFFKHFWQHRMALDRRNYRQLVDTTVELANKVGAAEIISRIVDDLKDEAEQYRKMVMETIEKIMGNLGAADIDHKLEEQLIDGILYAFQEQTTEDSVMLNGFGTVVNALGKRVKPYLPQICGTVLWRLNNKSAKVRQQAADLISRTAVVMKTCQEEKLMGHLGVVLYEYLGEEYPEVLGSILGALKAIVNVIGMHKMTPPIKDLLPRLTPILKNRHEKVQENCIDLVGRIADRGAEYVSAREWMRICFELLELLKAHKKAIRRATVNTFGYIAKAIGPHDVLATLLNNLKVQERQNRVCTTVAIAIVAETCSPFTVLPALMNEYRVPELNVQNGVLKSLSFLFEYIGEMGKDYIYAVTPLLEDALMDRDLVHRQTASAVVQHMSLGVYGFGCEDSLNHLLNYVWPNVFETSPHVIQAVMGALEGLRVAIGPCRMLQYCLQGLFHPARKVRDVYWKIYNSIYIGSQDALIAHYPQVYNEEKNMYIRYELDYVL, encoded by the exons aTATCGAGGCCCAGATCCTGGAGATCCAGGGGATGAAGGCCAATTTGGTGGAGGAAGGAGATGAGCAGGGAGTCGGGCTTGTTTCAACTGGCTTTTTTGATCAAGAAATCTACGGAGGAAGCGACAGCCGTTTTGCTGGCTATGTCACATCCATTGCCGCCAACGAACAAGAAGAC gatgatgaagaggaaaCTGCGACGAGTTTGTTGGGTCAGAAAAAGCAAGGGTACCACGCTCCAGTGGCCATTCTCAATGCCATTCCTCAGTCAAACGAACAA tatgATCCATTTGCGGAGCATCGTCCACAGAAGATTGCAGACCGGGAGGACGAGTACAAAACTCGGCGCATGCAGATGATTATCTCGCCGGAGCGCCTCGACCCCTTTGCAGATG GAGGCAAAACGCCGGATCCCAAGCTCCAGGTCAGGTCTTATGTGGACGTCATGAGAGAACAGAATCTGTCCAAGGAAGAG AGAGAGATTCGTCTGCAGCTCGCAGAGAAGGCCAAGTCAGGTGACCTGAAAGTTGTCAATGGGTCCGCTGCCAGCcaagctgctgctgccgccgccgccgctgctgctgctaaaCGCAAGCGCCGCTGGGACCAGACGGCTGACCAAACCCCTACCAATTCTACCCCCAAAAAGATGTCCAGCTGGGACCAGGCTGATGCCAATGCTGAG ACTCCGGGACACACGCCAGCGCACACACCATCAAACAGCCGATGGGACGAAACCCCCGGCCGTCCTAAAGGCAGCGAGACCCCCGGGGCAACACCCAGCTCGCGCATGTGGGACCCGACACCCAGTCACACGCCGGCCGGTGCAGCCACGCCAGGCAGGGACACACCAGGACATGCCACACCGGGCCACGGCGGAGCGACGGGAAGCGTCCGGAAGAACCGCTGGGACGAAACCCCAAAGACGGAAAGGGAGACGCCCGGACACGGGAGCGGCTGGGCTGAAACCCCGCGTACAGATAGGGGGGATGAGTCTGTGGGTGAGACTCCCACTCCAGGAGCCAGCAAGAGGAAATCTCGCTGGGATGAAACACCGGCTAGTCAAATGGGCTCCTCAACACCACTGTTGACCCCTGGAAAGACCCCTATTGGGACCCCTGCCATGAATATGGCAACTCCAACACCCG GTCACCTGATGAGCATGACTCCAGAGCAGCTGCAAGCGTGGAggtgggagcgggagatcgacgaGAGAAACCGGCCTCTCACAGACGACGAGCTTGATGCCATGTTTCCTGAAGGATACAAG GTGTTGCCTCCACCAGCTGGCTATGTGCCAATCCGCACGCCAGCCCGCAAGCTCTCAGCAACGCCTACACCAATTGGTGGCATGACAGGCTTCCACATGCAAGTGGAGGACCGCACCACCAAGCAGATGAATGACCAACCCTCTGGAAACCTCCCCTTCCTAAAACCGGATGACATCCAGTATTTTGACAAACTGCTG GTTGAGGTGGATGAGTCCACATTGAGCCCTGAAGaacagaaggaaagaaagatcATGAAGCTGCTGTTGAAGATTAAAAATGGAACTCCACCCATGAGAAAG GCGGCCCTTCGTCAGATCACAGACAAAGCTCGGGAGTTCGGAGCAGGACCTCTGTTCAACCAGATCCTCCCACTGCTCATGTCCCCCACCCTTGAGGACCAAGAACGCCACTTGCTGGTGAAAGTCATCGACCGTATTCTCTACAAACTTGATGACCTTGTTCGACCCTACGTACACaag ATCCTGGTGGTGATTGAGCCCTTGCTCATTGATGAGGACTACTACGCCAGAGTCGAAGGCAGAGAGATCATTTCCAACTTGGCAAAG GCTGCTGGATTGGCAACCATGATCTCCACCATGCGTCCCGACATCGACAACATGGATGAGTACGTGAGAAACACCACTGCAAGGGCCTTCGCCGTGGTGGCATCTGCCCTCGGCATCCCCTCCCTGCTGCCCTTCCTCAAAGCCGTGtgtaaaagtaagaagtctTGGCAGGCCCGGCACACGGGCATCAAGATTGTGCAACAGATCGCCATCCTAATGGGCTGCGCTATCCTGCCTCACCTGCGCAGTTTGGTTGAAATCATTGAGCACG GTCTGGTGGATGAGCAACAGAAAGTGAGGACCATCAGCGCCTTGGCCATTGCTGCGTTGGCCGAAGCCGCTACACCCTATGGTATCGAATCCTTTGATTCAGTGCTCAAGCCTCTCTGGAAGGGTATCCGACAGCACAGAGGAAAG GGTTTGGCTGCCTTCCTCAAAGCTATTGGGTACCTGATCCCTTTGATGGATGCCGAGTACGCAAACTACTATACCCGAGAAGTGATGCTTATCCTCATCAGAGAGTTCCAATCACCAGACGAGGAAATGAAAAAGATTGTTCTAAAG GTGGTCAAGCAGTGCTGTGGCACCGATGGTGTGGAGGCCAACTACATCAAGACTGAGATTCTGCCCCCATTCTTCAAGCACTTTTGGCAGCACAGGATGGCTTTGGACAGACGTAACTACAGACAG TTGGTGGACACCACAGTAGAGCTGGCCAACAAGGTGGGAGCCGCAGAAATCATCTCTCGCATCGTGGATGACCTCAAAGACGAGGCGGAGCAGTATCGTAAAATGGTGATGGAAACCATCGAGAAGATTATGGGCAACTTGGGCGCTGCGGACATCGACCACAAGCTGGAGGAGCAGTTGATTGACGGCATCCTGTACGCCTTCCAGGAGCAGACCACAGAG GATTCTGTGATGCTAAATGGCTTTGGCACGGTAGTGAACGCCCTCGGCAAGCGCGTCAAGCCCTACCTGCCTCAGATCTGCGGTACGGTGCTGTGGCGTCTGAACAACAAGTCGGCCAAAGTGCGTCAGCAGGCTGCTGACCTCATCTCACGTACTGCTGTGGTCATGAAGACGTGTCAGGAG GAGAAGCTCATGGGTCACTTGGGTGTGGTGCTGTACGAATACCTCGGTGAAGAATACCCTGAAGTACTGGGCAGCATCTTGGGAGCACTGAAGGCTATTGTAAATGTTATTG GTATGCACAAGATGACTCCACCCATCAAAGACCTGCTCCCTCGTTTGACTCCCATCTTAAAGAACAGACATGAGAAAGTGCAGGAGAATTGCATCGACCTGGTGGGCAGGATAGCAGACAG GGGTGCCGAGTATGTGTCAGCCAGAGAGTGGATGAGGATTTGTTTTGAGTTGCTGGAGCTTCTCAAGGCTCACAAAAAGGCCATCCGCAGAGCCACTGTCAACACATTTGGCTACATCGCTAAGGCTATTGG CCCACACGACGTCTTGGCCACTTTGCTCAACAACTTGAAGGTCCAGGAGCGTCAGAACCGCGTCTGCACTACGGTGGCCATCGCCATTGTGGCCGAGACATGTTCGCCCTTCACCGTCCTACCCGCACTCATGAACGAGTACCGCGTGCCTGAGCTCAATGTCCAGAACGGCGTGCTCAAGTCGCTGTCCTTCCTGTTCGAGTACATCGGAGAAATGGGCAAAGACTATATCTATGCCGTCACGCCGCTCCTGGAGGACGCACTTATGGACAG AGATCTGGTCCACAGGCAAACTGCCAGCGCCGTGGTCCAGCACATGTCCCTGGGTGTTTACGGATTTGGTTGCGAGGATTCCCTCAACCACTTGCTCAACTACGTGTGGCCCAACGTGTTTGAGACGTCGCCTCATGTCATCCAGGCTGTCATGGGCGCCCTGGAAGGCCTGAGGGTCGCCATCGGGCCCTGCCGCATGCTGCAGTACTGCTTACAG GGTCTGTTCCACCCGGCACGAAAGGTACGCGACGTCTACTGGAAGATTTACAACTCCATCTATATCGGCTCCCAGGATGCCCTCATTGCCCACTACCCTCAAGTGTACAACGAGGAGAAGAACATGTACATCCGCTACGAGCTGGACTATGTCTTGTAA
- the sf3b1 gene encoding splicing factor 3B subunit 1 isoform X3: MAKIAKTHDDIEAQILEIQGMKANLVEEGDEQGVGLVSTGFFDQEIYGGSDSRFAGYVTSIAANEQEDDDEEETATSLLGQKKQGYHAPVAILNAIPQSNEQYDPFAEHRPQKIADREDEYKTRRMQMIISPERLDPFADAVLLCQSCTALC; this comes from the exons aTATCGAGGCCCAGATCCTGGAGATCCAGGGGATGAAGGCCAATTTGGTGGAGGAAGGAGATGAGCAGGGAGTCGGGCTTGTTTCAACTGGCTTTTTTGATCAAGAAATCTACGGAGGAAGCGACAGCCGTTTTGCTGGCTATGTCACATCCATTGCCGCCAACGAACAAGAAGAC gatgatgaagaggaaaCTGCGACGAGTTTGTTGGGTCAGAAAAAGCAAGGGTACCACGCTCCAGTGGCCATTCTCAATGCCATTCCTCAGTCAAACGAACAA tatgATCCATTTGCGGAGCATCGTCCACAGAAGATTGCAGACCGGGAGGACGAGTACAAAACTCGGCGCATGCAGATGATTATCTCGCCGGAGCGCCTCGACCCCTTTGCAGATG CAGTACTGCTTTGCCAGTCCTGTACTGCACTCTGTTAA
- the sf3b1 gene encoding splicing factor 3B subunit 1 isoform X4 encodes MAKIAKTHDDIEAQILEIQGMKANLVEEGDEQGVGLVSTGFFDQEIYGGSDSRFAGYVTSIAANEQEDDDEEETATSLLGQKKQGYHAPVAILNAIPQSNEQYDPFAEHRPQKIADREDEYKTRRMQMIISPERLDPFADGCFSAG; translated from the exons aTATCGAGGCCCAGATCCTGGAGATCCAGGGGATGAAGGCCAATTTGGTGGAGGAAGGAGATGAGCAGGGAGTCGGGCTTGTTTCAACTGGCTTTTTTGATCAAGAAATCTACGGAGGAAGCGACAGCCGTTTTGCTGGCTATGTCACATCCATTGCCGCCAACGAACAAGAAGAC gatgatgaagaggaaaCTGCGACGAGTTTGTTGGGTCAGAAAAAGCAAGGGTACCACGCTCCAGTGGCCATTCTCAATGCCATTCCTCAGTCAAACGAACAA tatgATCCATTTGCGGAGCATCGTCCACAGAAGATTGCAGACCGGGAGGACGAGTACAAAACTCGGCGCATGCAGATGATTATCTCGCCGGAGCGCCTCGACCCCTTTGCAGATG GCTGCTTTTCTGCTGGTTGA
- the sf3b1 gene encoding splicing factor 3B subunit 1 isoform X2 translates to MREQNLSKEEREIRLQLAEKAKSGDLKVVNGSAASQAAAAAAAAAAAKRKRRWDQTADQTPTNSTPKKMSSWDQADANAETPGHTPAHTPSNSRWDETPGRPKGSETPGATPSSRMWDPTPSHTPAGAATPGRDTPGHATPGHGGATGSVRKNRWDETPKTERETPGHGSGWAETPRTDRGDESVGETPTPGASKRKSRWDETPASQMGSSTPLLTPGKTPIGTPAMNMATPTPGHLMSMTPEQLQAWRWEREIDERNRPLTDDELDAMFPEGYKVLPPPAGYVPIRTPARKLSATPTPIGGMTGFHMQVEDRTTKQMNDQPSGNLPFLKPDDIQYFDKLLVEVDESTLSPEEQKERKIMKLLLKIKNGTPPMRKAALRQITDKAREFGAGPLFNQILPLLMSPTLEDQERHLLVKVIDRILYKLDDLVRPYVHKILVVIEPLLIDEDYYARVEGREIISNLAKAAGLATMISTMRPDIDNMDEYVRNTTARAFAVVASALGIPSLLPFLKAVCKSKKSWQARHTGIKIVQQIAILMGCAILPHLRSLVEIIEHGLVDEQQKVRTISALAIAALAEAATPYGIESFDSVLKPLWKGIRQHRGKGLAAFLKAIGYLIPLMDAEYANYYTREVMLILIREFQSPDEEMKKIVLKVVKQCCGTDGVEANYIKTEILPPFFKHFWQHRMALDRRNYRQLVDTTVELANKVGAAEIISRIVDDLKDEAEQYRKMVMETIEKIMGNLGAADIDHKLEEQLIDGILYAFQEQTTEDSVMLNGFGTVVNALGKRVKPYLPQICGTVLWRLNNKSAKVRQQAADLISRTAVVMKTCQEEKLMGHLGVVLYEYLGEEYPEVLGSILGALKAIVNVIGMHKMTPPIKDLLPRLTPILKNRHEKVQENCIDLVGRIADRGAEYVSAREWMRICFELLELLKAHKKAIRRATVNTFGYIAKAIGPHDVLATLLNNLKVQERQNRVCTTVAIAIVAETCSPFTVLPALMNEYRVPELNVQNGVLKSLSFLFEYIGEMGKDYIYAVTPLLEDALMDRDLVHRQTASAVVQHMSLGVYGFGCEDSLNHLLNYVWPNVFETSPHVIQAVMGALEGLRVAIGPCRMLQYCLQGLFHPARKVRDVYWKIYNSIYIGSQDALIAHYPQVYNEEKNMYIRYELDYVL, encoded by the exons ATGAGAGAACAGAATCTGTCCAAGGAAGAG AGAGAGATTCGTCTGCAGCTCGCAGAGAAGGCCAAGTCAGGTGACCTGAAAGTTGTCAATGGGTCCGCTGCCAGCcaagctgctgctgccgccgccgccgctgctgctgctaaaCGCAAGCGCCGCTGGGACCAGACGGCTGACCAAACCCCTACCAATTCTACCCCCAAAAAGATGTCCAGCTGGGACCAGGCTGATGCCAATGCTGAG ACTCCGGGACACACGCCAGCGCACACACCATCAAACAGCCGATGGGACGAAACCCCCGGCCGTCCTAAAGGCAGCGAGACCCCCGGGGCAACACCCAGCTCGCGCATGTGGGACCCGACACCCAGTCACACGCCGGCCGGTGCAGCCACGCCAGGCAGGGACACACCAGGACATGCCACACCGGGCCACGGCGGAGCGACGGGAAGCGTCCGGAAGAACCGCTGGGACGAAACCCCAAAGACGGAAAGGGAGACGCCCGGACACGGGAGCGGCTGGGCTGAAACCCCGCGTACAGATAGGGGGGATGAGTCTGTGGGTGAGACTCCCACTCCAGGAGCCAGCAAGAGGAAATCTCGCTGGGATGAAACACCGGCTAGTCAAATGGGCTCCTCAACACCACTGTTGACCCCTGGAAAGACCCCTATTGGGACCCCTGCCATGAATATGGCAACTCCAACACCCG GTCACCTGATGAGCATGACTCCAGAGCAGCTGCAAGCGTGGAggtgggagcgggagatcgacgaGAGAAACCGGCCTCTCACAGACGACGAGCTTGATGCCATGTTTCCTGAAGGATACAAG GTGTTGCCTCCACCAGCTGGCTATGTGCCAATCCGCACGCCAGCCCGCAAGCTCTCAGCAACGCCTACACCAATTGGTGGCATGACAGGCTTCCACATGCAAGTGGAGGACCGCACCACCAAGCAGATGAATGACCAACCCTCTGGAAACCTCCCCTTCCTAAAACCGGATGACATCCAGTATTTTGACAAACTGCTG GTTGAGGTGGATGAGTCCACATTGAGCCCTGAAGaacagaaggaaagaaagatcATGAAGCTGCTGTTGAAGATTAAAAATGGAACTCCACCCATGAGAAAG GCGGCCCTTCGTCAGATCACAGACAAAGCTCGGGAGTTCGGAGCAGGACCTCTGTTCAACCAGATCCTCCCACTGCTCATGTCCCCCACCCTTGAGGACCAAGAACGCCACTTGCTGGTGAAAGTCATCGACCGTATTCTCTACAAACTTGATGACCTTGTTCGACCCTACGTACACaag ATCCTGGTGGTGATTGAGCCCTTGCTCATTGATGAGGACTACTACGCCAGAGTCGAAGGCAGAGAGATCATTTCCAACTTGGCAAAG GCTGCTGGATTGGCAACCATGATCTCCACCATGCGTCCCGACATCGACAACATGGATGAGTACGTGAGAAACACCACTGCAAGGGCCTTCGCCGTGGTGGCATCTGCCCTCGGCATCCCCTCCCTGCTGCCCTTCCTCAAAGCCGTGtgtaaaagtaagaagtctTGGCAGGCCCGGCACACGGGCATCAAGATTGTGCAACAGATCGCCATCCTAATGGGCTGCGCTATCCTGCCTCACCTGCGCAGTTTGGTTGAAATCATTGAGCACG GTCTGGTGGATGAGCAACAGAAAGTGAGGACCATCAGCGCCTTGGCCATTGCTGCGTTGGCCGAAGCCGCTACACCCTATGGTATCGAATCCTTTGATTCAGTGCTCAAGCCTCTCTGGAAGGGTATCCGACAGCACAGAGGAAAG GGTTTGGCTGCCTTCCTCAAAGCTATTGGGTACCTGATCCCTTTGATGGATGCCGAGTACGCAAACTACTATACCCGAGAAGTGATGCTTATCCTCATCAGAGAGTTCCAATCACCAGACGAGGAAATGAAAAAGATTGTTCTAAAG GTGGTCAAGCAGTGCTGTGGCACCGATGGTGTGGAGGCCAACTACATCAAGACTGAGATTCTGCCCCCATTCTTCAAGCACTTTTGGCAGCACAGGATGGCTTTGGACAGACGTAACTACAGACAG TTGGTGGACACCACAGTAGAGCTGGCCAACAAGGTGGGAGCCGCAGAAATCATCTCTCGCATCGTGGATGACCTCAAAGACGAGGCGGAGCAGTATCGTAAAATGGTGATGGAAACCATCGAGAAGATTATGGGCAACTTGGGCGCTGCGGACATCGACCACAAGCTGGAGGAGCAGTTGATTGACGGCATCCTGTACGCCTTCCAGGAGCAGACCACAGAG GATTCTGTGATGCTAAATGGCTTTGGCACGGTAGTGAACGCCCTCGGCAAGCGCGTCAAGCCCTACCTGCCTCAGATCTGCGGTACGGTGCTGTGGCGTCTGAACAACAAGTCGGCCAAAGTGCGTCAGCAGGCTGCTGACCTCATCTCACGTACTGCTGTGGTCATGAAGACGTGTCAGGAG GAGAAGCTCATGGGTCACTTGGGTGTGGTGCTGTACGAATACCTCGGTGAAGAATACCCTGAAGTACTGGGCAGCATCTTGGGAGCACTGAAGGCTATTGTAAATGTTATTG GTATGCACAAGATGACTCCACCCATCAAAGACCTGCTCCCTCGTTTGACTCCCATCTTAAAGAACAGACATGAGAAAGTGCAGGAGAATTGCATCGACCTGGTGGGCAGGATAGCAGACAG GGGTGCCGAGTATGTGTCAGCCAGAGAGTGGATGAGGATTTGTTTTGAGTTGCTGGAGCTTCTCAAGGCTCACAAAAAGGCCATCCGCAGAGCCACTGTCAACACATTTGGCTACATCGCTAAGGCTATTGG CCCACACGACGTCTTGGCCACTTTGCTCAACAACTTGAAGGTCCAGGAGCGTCAGAACCGCGTCTGCACTACGGTGGCCATCGCCATTGTGGCCGAGACATGTTCGCCCTTCACCGTCCTACCCGCACTCATGAACGAGTACCGCGTGCCTGAGCTCAATGTCCAGAACGGCGTGCTCAAGTCGCTGTCCTTCCTGTTCGAGTACATCGGAGAAATGGGCAAAGACTATATCTATGCCGTCACGCCGCTCCTGGAGGACGCACTTATGGACAG AGATCTGGTCCACAGGCAAACTGCCAGCGCCGTGGTCCAGCACATGTCCCTGGGTGTTTACGGATTTGGTTGCGAGGATTCCCTCAACCACTTGCTCAACTACGTGTGGCCCAACGTGTTTGAGACGTCGCCTCATGTCATCCAGGCTGTCATGGGCGCCCTGGAAGGCCTGAGGGTCGCCATCGGGCCCTGCCGCATGCTGCAGTACTGCTTACAG GGTCTGTTCCACCCGGCACGAAAGGTACGCGACGTCTACTGGAAGATTTACAACTCCATCTATATCGGCTCCCAGGATGCCCTCATTGCCCACTACCCTCAAGTGTACAACGAGGAGAAGAACATGTACATCCGCTACGAGCTGGACTATGTCTTGTAA